The genomic region ATTTAAGTCCAAATGACGATAATACCCTTCATCTTCCCCAACAAGCCTCTCGAAATTTTCAAAACGTTTCGACGGTTCCCTCCCTCCACCCTTTCCCTCTCCTCTTCAAACCCTTTCCCCTCCATCATAAATATTCATCCCTAGATCTCAAACTCAAACCACATCTTCAATCATCAACCTCTTCCCCTCGAAATCATCATCAACAAACATGCCTTCCATGGCAGAAGAGCCGCTCCTAACCCCAACCCCAGACAGATTCTGCATGTTCCCGATCCACTACCCGCAGATCTGGGAGATGTACAAGAAAGCCGAAGCCTCCTTCTGGACCGCCGAGGAAGTCGACCTCTCCCAAGACACCCGCGACTGGGAGACCAACCTCAACGACGGCGAGCGCCACTTCATCAAACACGTCCTCGCCTTCTTCGCCGCCTCCGACGGAATCGTCCTCGAGAATCTCGCCTCCCGGTTCATGTCCGACGTGCAGGTCTCCGAGGCGCGTGCCTTCTACGGGTTCCAGATCGCGATTGAGAATATCCACTCGGAGATGTACAGCCTCTTGCTAGATACGTACATCAAGGACAACAAGGAGAGGGACCATCTCTTCCGCGCGATTGAGACCATCCCTTGCGTCGCGAAGAAGGCCCAATGGGCTTTGAAGTGGATCGATGGATCTCAGACTTTCGCCGAGAGGATCGTGGCCTTCGCGTGCGTGGAAGGGATCTTCTTCTCCGGAAGCTTCTGCTCCATCTTCTGGCTCAAGAAGCGAGGGCTCATGCCGGGGCTCACCTTCTCCAACGAGCTGATCTCGCGGGACGAAGGCCTTCACTGCGACTTCGCGTGCCTGATCTATACCTTGTTGAGGACGAAGCTATCGGAGGAGCGCGTGAAGTCGATCGTGTGCGACGCGGTGGAGATCGAGAGGGAGTTTGTGTGCGACGCGCTTCCCTGCGCGTTGGTGGGGATGAACCGGGACTTGATGAGTCAGTATATTGAGTTTGTGGCGGATAGGCTTTTGGGTGCGCTTGGGTACGGGAAGGTGTACGGTGTGGCGAATCCGTTTGATTGGATGGAGTTGATCTCGCTTCAGGGTAAAACGAATTTCTTCGAGAAGAGGGTTGGTGATTACCAGAAGGCTTCCGTCATGTCTAGCGTTAACGGAAACGGCGCGTTTGATAACCATGTGTTCTCGCTAGACGAGGATTTTTAGATTTGAtataatttagttgttgttacAGTTTGATCCCTTGTAATATTCCGTGTATGTtcgtattttttaattaatggaATACTATAAGCTTTATCTCTACTTTTCCCCAGCTTAATCTCCATGATTAATGGTGTTATACTTTTATTCCATACcactattttataatttatagagttaAGCTTTAAATTAAATTGATAATCAAGAAATTTATCTCTTTGGGCATTTTTTTACTTTCGACAAGCTTAAGTTATCT from Brassica napus cultivar Da-Ae unplaced genomic scaffold, Da-Ae ScsIHWf_158;HRSCAF=287, whole genome shotgun sequence harbors:
- the LOC106402112 gene encoding ribonucleoside-diphosphate reductase small chain C → MPSMAEEPLLTPTPDRFCMFPIHYPQIWEMYKKAEASFWTAEEVDLSQDTRDWETNLNDGERHFIKHVLAFFAASDGIVLENLASRFMSDVQVSEARAFYGFQIAIENIHSEMYSLLLDTYIKDNKERDHLFRAIETIPCVAKKAQWALKWIDGSQTFAERIVAFACVEGIFFSGSFCSIFWLKKRGLMPGLTFSNELISRDEGLHCDFACLIYTLLRTKLSEERVKSIVCDAVEIEREFVCDALPCALVGMNRDLMSQYIEFVADRLLGALGYGKVYGVANPFDWMELISLQGKTNFFEKRVGDYQKASVMSSVNGNGAFDNHVFSLDEDF